CCAGCGGACCGTAGAGGTTGCGAAGCGCCGCCGCATGATCGCGCGCCCATTGCTTGGCGTCGGCGTTCAAGGCGTTCATGACAACCATTCCTTTTCGTCCATCAATGCTTCGGACCGCCGCGAAACCTCGCCGGGGGTCAATCCCTGTTCACGCCACCCCGCCGTGCCGCCGCCAGCTCTTCCAGCCGCTGCGTCCATTCCGGGCCGAACTTGGCCTCGAGATGGCGCCGCAACCGGCGTGCCAGCGCCGGGCTCTTGCCGGCGGTCGATACGGCGATGGTGAGATCGCCCCGGCGCACCAGCGCCGGCAAATGGACGTCGCACAACGCCACGACATCCTCCACATTCACTAACGCGCCCACGGCCTTCGCGGTTGCAGCAATTTTCGCCGCGACATCGAACGGCAGCCCGGCGACCACCACGAGACGCACGTCTTTCAGTGCCGCCTCGTCCGGCAGGCTGGCCCGCAACCGAGACCCGGCCGCCGCCGCCAATGCCGCATCCGCTTCCAGCGCGAACACCGTGACACTTGTCGCCCCCGCCTCATCGAGCAGCGACAGACGCTTGAGAACGACCTCGCCCCGGCCGACCAGCGCCACGGCAAGCCGCGACATATCCAGGGCGATCGGGAGCATTACCGCGCTACCACACTAATCCTGGTGACCATTTCCGAGGCCTTACACGAACAAGAGTGCAAGACGGCCATGACACCACACCTCGTACACAATGAAGGTTGGGGACCATATGGGAATTCCCATTAATGACGCAATGCAGAATTTGATCACCGCAGTATTACACCTGCCATTTGTTTTTACGAGATATTAAGGCCGCCAGATCACGCTGAAACCAGGAGGCCGACCATGATCGAGCTTGCGACCACCGTTATGGCGATGAAGCAGTATCAGACGCAGAGCGAGCTTTCCGTCGCGTTTGCCCGGCAAAATGCCGATTTCCAGCGCCAAACCGTGGCCGCCCTGATCGAAACCTTGAAGACCACGCCATCGCCGCCGCCGGGCATGGGCAGTGCCGTCGACGTCAAGGTGTGACCCTTCGCGCCCGTGCGATCAGCTTTACCGATGTAATAGGGTCGCCTCAGACATGCCGCCGCCGCATGGACGCGCGGCAGCCTCAGCGTGGCCGGCCGATCAGCAGCTCGGTCACCGAGACGGCGATGCGGTCACCGGAGATGACGATTTCGCCCCGGGCGATGGGCCGGCCGTTGGCCAGGATCATCACCGGCTGGTCTTCCTTGCCGTCGAGTTCGATCACCGCGCCGCGGCCCATTTTCAGCAATTGGTTGATGGGCATGGTGGATTGGCCCAGCACCACCGATATGTCGATGAAGACGTCCCCGACTGCCGTCACAGCGCGTTTCTCCGCTTGTCCAGCCTCGAAGATCGCGTATCTAGCTTAGCGTCTGGTTAACGGAAGCCTTTGAAATGAGCCTGTCAGCCGCTCCGAGCCGCCCCATCGACTGGCTGGTCAGCCCGGCCCTGGTCGACTATCCCACCGCCCTGGCGACCATGGAGGCACGGGTCGAGGCGATCCGGGCCGGCACCGCGGCCGAATTGATCTGGCTGGTCGAACATCCGCCGCTCTACACCGCCGGGACCAGCGCGGCGGCGGAGGAACTGCTCAGCCCCGATCGTTTTCCCGTCTATGACGCCGGCCGCGGCGGCCGGTTCACCTATCACGGGCCGGGCCAGCGGGTGGTCTATGTCATGCTGGACCTGACCCGCGACGAGCGCGACCTGCGTGCCTTCGTCTGCAAGCTGGAAAAATGGATGATCGCGGCGCTGGCCCGCTTCAACGTCAAGGGCGAGATGCGCGACGGCCGCGTCGGCGTCTGGGTCGTGCGCAACGACGGCGGGCCGATGCCGCGCGAAGACAAGATCGGCGCCATCGGCGTGCGCGTGCGCCGCTGGGTGA
This DNA window, taken from Oleomonas cavernae, encodes the following:
- a CDS encoding precorrin-2 dehydrogenase/sirohydrochlorin ferrochelatase family protein; translated protein: MLPIALDMSRLAVALVGRGEVVLKRLSLLDEAGATSVTVFALEADAALAAAAGSRLRASLPDEAALKDVRLVVVAGLPFDVAAKIAATAKAVGALVNVEDVVALCDVHLPALVRRGDLTIAVSTAGKSPALARRLRRHLEAKFGPEWTQRLEELAAARRGGVNRD
- a CDS encoding putative motility protein, with the protein product MIELATTVMAMKQYQTQSELSVAFARQNADFQRQTVAALIETLKTTPSPPPGMGSAVDVKV
- a CDS encoding FliM/FliN family flagellar motor switch protein encodes the protein MTAVGDVFIDISVVLGQSTMPINQLLKMGRGAVIELDGKEDQPVMILANGRPIARGEIVISGDRIAVSVTELLIGRPR
- the lipB gene encoding lipoyl(octanoyl) transferase LipB; the protein is MSLSAAPSRPIDWLVSPALVDYPTALATMEARVEAIRAGTAAELIWLVEHPPLYTAGTSAAAEELLSPDRFPVYDAGRGGRFTYHGPGQRVVYVMLDLTRDERDLRAFVCKLEKWMIAALARFNVKGEMRDGRVGVWVVRNDGGPMPREDKIGAIGVRVRRWVTFHGLSLNVEPDLTHFDGIVPCGISQHGVTSLVDLGLPVTMADVDVALAETFEEIFGLSPTR